A single Drosophila miranda strain MSH22 chromosome XR, D.miranda_PacBio2.1, whole genome shotgun sequence DNA region contains:
- the LOC108152552 gene encoding uncharacterized protein LOC108152552 isoform X3: MHGYPVMQFVQYSMPPPCSWVPAPPPSSGNVDAHHRAHRHGAGIKKYVVWCLICGGFSCLLGVLFLGVYFLLHSYTITVGNFETVPTFVPATLLILTGICIMSLARRRNRYSYLIKLSGACGLVSALTCALVTVTTTVLHMSRLQALRECEYAQKTRTCTCYSDLIESQVDRVDKEGVRLVFDSLSDCGVVHGSLYSCLRAIFGLSVAGVLIAVFSCMLVYQLLSHERKKMYWEQLELRCRSLYASQAPPPSLGALGAPGRMLNCRCCEQCHAHRQMTLPLQTTAYPWDEATVAAAAAAAGGGGAEQRFWAAQPPGNFYSPNPGGEDPSGPCRGGERGAGGGGGRSSSGWSWPRMPWQRTTPDTGRRFRQAAASPDSQYGFSSATAMAADGNQMLIEEPAVGATYNGMPPPNALPYGVWGPPPPYSDPNSPARRGYYQYLQPAACLAGNPSTTTVALTQEQLHQQAMQHQHPHAHPQQQQQMQLQLQRIQGQSATLERMDGLSLSSMTGNMTGMTSTRSSAYKSKVEYENTPSDSDGGGNARERDRCSNTLPTRKLKKRIEAGTGAKSIGPQSNPSQQRPNVQQLFAKQEQQPLQQQSTQGGTQQAQTQSSAGVENSGYQDSNGAIAKDQVGGGVVGSLLQDPAESEVYFADVSSCCNMSVKNDNYYDNAHRHQGHHHHQHQHSNCSHSSTQSNANTNNSSANEDYLAQRFGRREHSIRSRLPIPQARLEDDYESSNLNMPTMKEQQQQQQQLQKEISRQSMCSVESEAKTEFTDLSPSTPCGGSLPPPPANFASDPPCTTGQQSPSFVASFPYSSESQCLEAHRRSTKNIHELLMAGGGTSTVGADSHYEVINDRNNPVAGYQLQRAIAGGSHKHKSKSKTRSREQLDIYGSGGADRSDWSSDGGRL; the protein is encoded by the exons ATGCATGGCTATCCGGTGATGCAGTTCGTGCAGTACAGCATGCCGCCACCCTGCTCCTGGGTGCCCGCACCGCCCCCGTCCTCCGGCAATGTGGATGCCCATCATCGTG CCCATCGCCATGGAGCTGGCATCAAGAAGTACGTGGTGTGGTGCCTCATCTGCGGCGGCTTCAGCTGCCTACTTGGCGTGCTCTTCCTGGGCGTCTACTTCCTGCTGCACTCGTACACCATCACCGTGGGCAACTTTGAGACAGTGCCGACCTTTGTGCCTGCCACCCTGCTCATCCTCACGGGCATCTGCATCATGAGCCTGGCCCGTCGAAGGAATCGCTACAGCTATTTG ATTAAGCTGTCGGGCGCCTGTGGCCTGGTATCTGCCCTCACCTGTGCCTTGGTCACGGTTACCACCACCGTGCTGCACATGAGTCGCCTGCAGGCGCTGCGGGAGTGCGAGTACGCCCAGAAGACGCGCACCTGCACCTGCTACTCGGACCTCATCGAGTCCCAGGTGGATCGAGTGGACAAGG AAGGAGTGCGTCTGGTGTTCGACTCTCTCTCCGATTGCGGCGTTGTCCATGGATCGCTATACTCCTGCCTGCGGGCCATCTTCGGGCTGTCTGTGGCCGGAGTGCTCATCGCCGTCTTCAGCTGCATGCTGGTCTACCAGCTGCTCAGCCATGAGCGCAAGAAGATGTACTGGGAGCAGCTGGAGCTGCGATGCCGCTCCCTCTATGCCAGCCAGGCGCCGCCACCCTCTCTGGGGGCTCTTGGGGCCCCCGGACGGATGCTCAATTGTCGCTGCTGCGAGCAGTGCCACGCCCATCGGCAGATGACGCTGCCGTTGCAGACAACCGCTTATCCCTGGGACGAGGCCACGGTGGCGGCAGCGGCCGCGGCAGCCGGAGGCGGAGGAGCAGAGCAGCGCTTCTGGGCGGCACAGCCACCGGGAAACTTTTACTCGCCAAATCCCGGCGGAGAGGATCCCTCCGGACCGTGTCGCGGCGGAGAACggggagcaggaggaggaggcggacgAAGCAGCAGCGGCTGGAGCTGGCCGAGAATGCCATGGCAGCGCACTACTCCGGACACGGGAAGACGCTTCCGACAGGCAGCAGCCAGTCCGGACTCCCAGTACGGTTTCAGCTCGGCCACGGCCATGGCGGCGGACGGTAATCAGATGCTGATCGAGGAGCCAGCCGTGGGTGCCACCTACAATGGCATGCCGCCGCCCAACGCCTTGCCCTACGGAGTGTGGGGTCCGCCGCCGCCTTACAGCGATCCCAACAGCCCCGCAAGGCGTGGCTACTACCAGTATCTGCAGCCGGCGGCTTGTCTGGCTGGCAATCCCTCAACCACAACGGTGGCGCTCACCCAGGAGCAGCTGCATCAGCAGGCgatgcagcaccagcacccaCACGCACatccccagcagcagcagcagatgcagctgcagctgcagcgaATCCAAGGCCAGTCGGCCACTCTGGAGCGGATGGACGGTCTGAGCCTGAGTAGTATGACTGGCAATATGACCGGCATGACGTCCACACGATCCTCCGCCTACAAGTCGAAGGTCGAGTACGAGAACACGCCCTCGGACAGCGACGGAGGCGGCAATGCGAGGGAGAGGGATCGCTGCTCGAACACGCTACCCACGCGCAAGCTAAAGAAGCGCATCGAGGCAGGCACTGGGGCCAAGAGCATCGGACCCCAGAGCAATCCCAGCCAGCAGCGTCCCAATGTGCAGCAGCTATTCGCcaagcaggagcagcagccactGCAGCAGCAGTCCACTCAGGGCGGCACGCAGCAGGCACAGACGCAGTCTTCGGCGGGCGTGGAGAACAGCGGCTATCAGGACTCGAACGGAGCCATAGCCAAAGATCAGGTTGGCGGTGGGGTCGTGGGGTCACTTCTACAGGACCCCGCCGAGTCGGAGGTCTACTTTGCGGACGTCAGCAGCTGCTGCAACATGTCCGTGAAGAACGACAACTACTATGACAACGCCCACCGCCACCAGGGgcaccatcatcatcagcacCAGCACAGCAActgcagccacagcagcactcagagcaacgccaacaccaacaactCCTCGGCGAACGAGGATTACCTGGCCCAGAGATTCGGACGACGCGAGCACTCCATACGCAGTCGCTTGCCCATTCCCCAGGCCCGCCTCGAGGACGACTACGAGAGCTCCAACCTCAATATGCCGACGatgaaggagcagcagcagcagcagcagcagctgcagaagGAGATCTCGCGCCAGAGCATGTGCTCCGTGGAGTCGGAGGCCAAGACTGAGTTCACCGACCTGTCGCCATCGACGCCCTGCGGAGGATCGCTTCCTCCGCCACCCGCAAACTTTGCCAGCGATCCGCCGTGTACGACGGGCCAGCAATCGCCGAGCTTTGTGGCCTCGTTCCCGTACTCCTCGGAGTCGCAGTGCCTGGAGGCGCATCGCCGCTCGACAAAGAACATCCACGAGCTGCTCATGGCCGGAGGTGGAACCTCAACTGTAGGGGCAGACTCCCACTACGAGGTCATCAACGATAGGAACAATCCAGTGGCCGGCTATCAGCTGCAGCGCGCCATCGCCGGCGGCAGCCACAAACACAAGTCCAAGTCGAAAACACGTTCGCGGGAGCAGCTGGACATCTATGGGAGTGGTGGAGCCGATCGCTCAGACTGGTCCTCGGACGGGGGACGTTTGTGA